The Salvia miltiorrhiza cultivar Shanhuang (shh) chromosome 1, IMPLAD_Smil_shh, whole genome shotgun sequence genome has a window encoding:
- the LOC131003859 gene encoding probable WRKY transcription factor 41 isoform X1, which yields MESEYLELYKSVVSEISKGMEQVKECCSNKEQDGFLERMLSSHEEALLILTGRAPQGQCQSGISSLSDPPDSPTGSKDARSRLWKREYFKRRNKIVKIEASSDSELPHEDGYAWRKYGKKAILNAKYPRGYYRCIQSKTCLAKKRVQRSDDGTVFEVTYKGQHTCPGRVLKKKKKFIEAEQEGYDGYGLDGTLTGGKVLEGSLLSRIFDCLLPLELLDEIKKTKYLLVMSLISLFFQILNSLECEWCEKFYFVIRID from the exons ATGGAAAGCGAGTATCTTGAGCTGTACAAATCAGTGGTTAGTGAGATCAGCAAAGGGATGGAGCAAGTGAAAGAGTGTTGTTCCAACAAGGAGCAAGATGGATTTTTGGAGAGAATGTTGTCTTCCCATGAAGAGGCTCTATTGATTCTTACGGGGCGTGCTCCACAGGGACAATGTCAGTCAGGGATATCATCGTTATCAGATCCTCCCGACTCTCCAACTGGATCCAAAGATGCAAGAAGCCGTTTGTGGAAAAG GGAATACTTTAAGAGAAGAAATAAAATTGTCAAGATTGAGGCATCCTCTGATTCTGAACTACCACACGAGGATGGATATGCTTGGAGGAAGTACGGCAAGAAAGCTATCCTTAATGCCAAATATCCAAG AGGCTATTATAGATGCATTCAGAGTAAAACTTGTTTGGCTAAAAAACGAGTACAGAGGTCAGACGATGGGACTGTATTTGAGGTCACATACAAAGGACAGCATACATGCCCAGGCCGGgttctcaaaaagaaaaaaaagttcatAGAAGCGGAACAAGAGG GCTATGATGGGTATGGTTTGGATGGCACACTTACTGGAGGGAAAGTTTTAGAAGGTAGTCTTTTGTCTCGCATATTTGATTGTTTGTTGCCTTTGGAGTTGCTTGACGAGATCAAGAAAACTAAGTATTTGTTAGTAATGAGCTTGATATCGctcttttttcaaattttaaattctttAGAGTGTGAGTGGTGTGAAaagttttattttgtaattaggATTGATTGA
- the LOC131003859 gene encoding probable WRKY transcription factor 41 isoform X2 produces MESEYLELYKSVVSEISKGMEQVKECCSNKEQDGFLERMLSSHEEALLILTGRAPQGQCQSGISSLSDPPDSPTGSKDARSRLWKREYFKRRNKIVKIEASSDSELPHEDGYAWRKYGKKAILNAKYPRGYYRCIQSKTCLAKKRVQRSDDGTVFEVTYKGQHTCPGRVLKKKKKFIEAEQEGYDGYGLDGTLTGGKVLEG; encoded by the exons ATGGAAAGCGAGTATCTTGAGCTGTACAAATCAGTGGTTAGTGAGATCAGCAAAGGGATGGAGCAAGTGAAAGAGTGTTGTTCCAACAAGGAGCAAGATGGATTTTTGGAGAGAATGTTGTCTTCCCATGAAGAGGCTCTATTGATTCTTACGGGGCGTGCTCCACAGGGACAATGTCAGTCAGGGATATCATCGTTATCAGATCCTCCCGACTCTCCAACTGGATCCAAAGATGCAAGAAGCCGTTTGTGGAAAAG GGAATACTTTAAGAGAAGAAATAAAATTGTCAAGATTGAGGCATCCTCTGATTCTGAACTACCACACGAGGATGGATATGCTTGGAGGAAGTACGGCAAGAAAGCTATCCTTAATGCCAAATATCCAAG AGGCTATTATAGATGCATTCAGAGTAAAACTTGTTTGGCTAAAAAACGAGTACAGAGGTCAGACGATGGGACTGTATTTGAGGTCACATACAAAGGACAGCATACATGCCCAGGCCGGgttctcaaaaagaaaaaaaagttcatAGAAGCGGAACAAGAGG GCTATGATGGGTATGGTTTGGATGGCACACTTACTGGAGGGAAAGTTTTAGAAG GATGA
- the LOC131003859 gene encoding probable WRKY transcription factor 41 isoform X3, protein MESEYLELYKSVVSEISKGMEQVKECCSNKEQDGFLERMLSSHEEALLILTGRAPQGQCQSGISSLSDPPDSPTGSKDARSRLWKREYFKRRNKIVKIEASSDSELPHEDGYAWRKYGKKAILNAKYPRGYYRCIQSKTCLAKKRVQRSDDGTVFEVTYKGQHTCPGRVLKKKKKFIEAEQEG, encoded by the exons ATGGAAAGCGAGTATCTTGAGCTGTACAAATCAGTGGTTAGTGAGATCAGCAAAGGGATGGAGCAAGTGAAAGAGTGTTGTTCCAACAAGGAGCAAGATGGATTTTTGGAGAGAATGTTGTCTTCCCATGAAGAGGCTCTATTGATTCTTACGGGGCGTGCTCCACAGGGACAATGTCAGTCAGGGATATCATCGTTATCAGATCCTCCCGACTCTCCAACTGGATCCAAAGATGCAAGAAGCCGTTTGTGGAAAAG GGAATACTTTAAGAGAAGAAATAAAATTGTCAAGATTGAGGCATCCTCTGATTCTGAACTACCACACGAGGATGGATATGCTTGGAGGAAGTACGGCAAGAAAGCTATCCTTAATGCCAAATATCCAAG AGGCTATTATAGATGCATTCAGAGTAAAACTTGTTTGGCTAAAAAACGAGTACAGAGGTCAGACGATGGGACTGTATTTGAGGTCACATACAAAGGACAGCATACATGCCCAGGCCGGgttctcaaaaagaaaaaaaagttcatAGAAGCGGAACAAGAGG GATGA
- the LOC131003138 gene encoding uncharacterized protein LOC131003138 isoform X1, with product MEAYRITLPHMAKSRWRKLALIIAAIQAMRENSSAKKSISAPASSSLKSRGNPTAILSDYFLGVNPNSSFSPSMMPLKSRWRILKHVIVATLRFQAALGRHLDSELSSSSSTFLSLETDEAYSLHEASASGVSQGNSPFSFDDLFQFPSPSPIDDLVQSPAWMTQERDPPFGFSPSLSRWRVLKHVVVATLRLQSIGRGGRRSPSRWMKTSDATVRLGRDRSPPSRWINKMNAHTLLQVVTSFPNLPDFDLKSIIQTDDISGKVYRVVHRQTGQSYALKEFPDDSSQRQQISGEVQILKELDHPNLVKCYDVVFGDAGVSFLLLEPLDCGSSNITSESDLASFAYQLLLGLNFLHRNRIWHGDIKPSNIFVDQSGQVKLLYVGKTLSRKPAISAEIGAIHDGFSWDIWSVGLCILKLGKYLKWSDRDFGFSEDLSLSGEKQQIWSAMDVEFNEPLWKPSMELLKLLSACMQTDVLKRWTAEQLVHHPFFDQLPLKKEVQLPPIKKEVQTSRLMKEDFQLSSKVRTGKEVKDKILRDFKDTFSFYSERMEPTSPVKKKPKISIKDDPKDSTSGVPHEVPERCIEHCKLFLPDCEFEKDKLVWMWIAEECFELGATKRMEDVGNLYFDALVQREVIVASKFDSILRQMMYKFNASQVSEGVLKQGKYLRISPSNMNEIYSEALHLTWKCKRLDRTFSDALKNFKQLHTLVVHGDRCAVTGQLPSDFFLGLKLLRTLDLSRTHVAEVPGSIGKLESLRYLDFSGTPIQRLPESVDRLHRLQTLNLKYCVGLSALPRGLGKLVDLRHVDLDIVSQLKSMPRGMGNLVKLQTLRAFIVGRKHDGCGIGELRNMNEITGPFCISRLENVSDAEEAKEAALSDKIYMEKLELRWNNSADDDTAEILESLQPHFHLKEVVLSFYGGSRLPRWISNPSYTDLVSMTLHKCINCDILPSIGELPSLKILKIFHMENVRNIDMLFCRNDDSKVVNAFPRLEQLSVEGMPVLEEWSGVKGGDFPCLCDLSIRYCPELRLLPSLSHLSSLDRLEISHCKQLISLTEGSLPASLESLIIRCCPGINERCRKDGVDWPKIASVRNIWIDLEKLSLD from the exons ATGGAAGCCTACCGAATCACGCTGCCGCATATGGCCAAATCGAGATGGAGGAAACTTGCACTCATAATAGCCGCAATCCAGGCTATGAGGGAAAATTCATCTGCAAAGAAATCAATCTCAGCGCCTGCGTCATCTTCTCTGAAATCAAGAGGAAACCCAACAGCTATTCTATCAGATTATTTTTTGGGGGTTAACCCTAATTCTTCGTTTTCACCGTCGATGATGCCACTGAAATCAAGGTGGAGAATACTGAAGCACGTGATCGTTGCAACCCTAAGATTTCAGGCTGCGCTAGGGAGGCATCTCGACTCTGAATTGAGCAGTAGTTCATCTACATTTCTAAGCCTTGAAACAGACGAAGCTTATAGTCTTCATGAAGCGAGTGCATCCGGTGTTTCTCAAGGCAATTCTCCATTTTCGTTTGACGATCTATTTCAATTTCCTTCTCCATCTCCAATCGACGATTTAGTTCAATCTCCGGCATGGATGACGCAGGAGCGGGACCCTCCTTTTGGATTTTCACCATCTTTATCCAGATGGAGAGTATTGAAACACGTCGTCGTGGCAACCCTAAGATTGCAATCAATCGGGAGGGGTGGTCGAAGATCGCCATCAAGATGGATGAAGACATCAGACGCCACGGTGAGGCTAGGGAGGGATCGGAGTCCACCATCAAGATGGATCAACAAGATGAACGCACACACCTTGTTGCAGGTGGTGACCTCGTTTCCCAACTTGCCTGATTTTGACCTGAAATCCATAATCCAAACAGACGATATCTCCGGCAAGGTCTACAGAGTCGTCCATCGGCAGACCGGCCAAAGCTACGCCTTGAAGGAATTCCCCGATGATTCCTCTCAACGCCAACAAATCAGCGGCGAAGTCCAGATCCTAAAGGAATTGGATCATCCCAACCTCGTCAAATGCTACGACGTCGTCTTTGGTGATGCCGGTGTGAGTTTCCTCCTCCTCGAGCCCTTGGACTGCGGATCTTCTAACATAACTAGTGAATCCGACCTAGCTAGTTTCGCTTATCAACTTCTCTTGGGGTTGAATTTTCTCCACCGGAATAGAATTTGGCATGGAGATATCAAACCCTCCAATATTTTCGTTGATCAATCCGGCCAAGTCAAGCTCTTGTACGTAGGGAAGACTTTGTCTAGGAAGCCGGCGATTTCCGCTGAAATTGGAGCAATACACGACGGATTCTCATGGGATATATGGAGTGTGGGGTTGTGTATTCTCAAATTGGGCAAATATTTGAAATGGTCTGACAGAGATTTTGGATTTAGTGAAGATTTGAGTTTGTCGGGGGAGAAACAGCAGATTTGGTCGGCCATGGATGTAGAATTCAATGAACCCTTGTGGAAACCGTCGATGGAACTGTTGAAGCTTCTCTCAGCTTGCATGCAGACAGATGTACTGAAGAGATGGACAGCCGAACAACTTGTTCATCATCCCTTCTTTGATCAGCTTCCACTGAAGAAAGAGGTTCAACTTCCACCAATAAAGAAAGAGGTTCAAACTTCACGATTAATGAAAGAGGATTTTCAACTTTCATCAAAAGTTCGAACTGGGAAAGAGGTAAAGGATAAAATTCTACGGGATTTTAAG GATACATTTTCTTTCTATTCTGAAAGAATGGAACCGACGAGTCCTGTAAAGAAAAAACCCAAAATTTCTATAAAGGATGATCCAAAAGATTCAACGAGTGGAGTACCTCATGAAGTTCCTGAGAGGTGCATCGAACATTGCAAGCTATTTCTTCCGGATTGTGAATTTGAAAAGGATAAATTAGTATGGATGTGGATAGCTGAAGAATGCTTCGAACTAGGAGCGACTAAAAGAATGGAGGATGTTGGTAACTTGTATTTCGATGCTTTGGTCCAGAGGGAAGTCATTGTAGCTTCCAAGTTTGATAGTATTCTGAGGCAGATGATGTACAAATTTAATGCATCTCAAGTGTCGGAGGGGGTCCTTAAACAAGGTAAGTATTTGAGGATAAGTCCAAGTAATATGAATGAGATCTACAGCGAGGCATTACATCTGACATGGAAGTGTAAGAGGCTTGACCGAACCTTTTCTGATGCTCTGAAGAATTTCAAACAGTTGCATACGCTTGTTGTGCATGGGGATCGCTGTGCTGTCACCGGCCAACTGCCCAGCGACTTCTTTTTGGGTTTAAAGCTGTTAAGAACATTGGATTTGAGTCGCACTCATGTAGCAGAGGTACCAGGTTCCATTGGAAAGTTGGAGTCACTGCGATATCTTGATTTCTCTGGGACTCCCATCCAGCGCCTACCTGAATCAGTTGATCGCCTCCACCGTCTGCAAACACTAAACCTTAAATACTGCGTTGGACTTTCTGCTTTACCAAGAGGATTGGGGAAGTTAGTTGACCTTCGCCATGTAGATCTCGACATTGTTAGTCAATTGAAGTCCATGCCCAGAGGGATGGGAAATCTAGTAAAGCTTCAAACTTTACGAGCATTCATCGTGGGGAGAAAGCATGATGGATGCGGCATAGGAGAGCTGAGAAACATGAATGAGATTACAGGGCCTTTTTGTATATCAAGGCTTGAAAATGTGTCCGATGCAGAGGAAGCAAAGGAAGCTGCGCTATCGGATAAAATTTATATGGAGAAGCTGGAGTTACGATGGAATAATAGTGCAGATGACGATACAGCTGAAATCTTGGAATCCTTGCAACCACATTTTCACCTCAAGGAGGTAGTGTTGTCGTTTTATGGTGGATCAAGACTTCCGAGGTGGATAAGTAACCCATCGTATACTGATCTTGTCAGCATGACTCTGCACAAATGCATAAATTGCGACATCCTGCCCTCCATTGGGGAACTGCCGTCTCTCAAGATTCTCAAGATTTTCCACATGGAAAACGTGAGGAACATCGACATGCTGTTTTGCAGGAATGATGATAGTAAAGTGGTTAATGCATTTCCAAGGCTGGAGCAATTGAGTGTTGAGGGCATGCCTGTGCTTGAAGAATGGAGTGGAGTAAAGGGCGGTGATTTCCCCTGCCTTTGCGACCTTTCCATAAGATACTGCCCAGAACTGCGTCTTCTTCCATCTCTGTCGCATCTCTCCTCTCTTGATCGCTTGGAAATAAGTCACTGCAAGCAGCTAATTTCTTTGACGGAAGGGTCATTGCCTGCTTCGCTTGAATCTCTGATAATAAGATGCTGCCCAGGAATAAACGAGAGGTGCCGCAAGGATGGAGTAGATTGGCCCAAGATTGCTTCTGTTAGGAACATATGGATTGATTTGGAAAAATTGTCTTTAGATTAA
- the LOC131003138 gene encoding uncharacterized protein LOC131003138 isoform X2 has translation MEAYRITLPHMAKSRWRKLALIIAAIQAMRENSSAKKSISAPASSSLKSRGNPTAILSDYFLGVNPNSSFSPSMMPLKSRWRILKHVIVATLRFQAALGRHLDSELSSSSSTFLSLETDEAYSLHEASASGVSQGNSPFSFDDLFQFPSPSPIDDLVQSPAWMTQERDPPFGFSPSLSRWRVLKHVVVATLRLQSIGRGGRRSPSRWMKTSDATVRLGRDRSPPSRWINKMNAHTLLQVVTSFPNLPDFDLKSIIQTDDISGKVYRVVHRQTGQSYALKEFPDDSSQRQQISGEVQILKELDHPNLVKCYDVVFGDAGVSFLLLEPLDCGSSNITSESDLASFAYQLLLGLNFLHRNRIWHGDIKPSNIFVDQSGQVKLLYVGKTLSRKPAISAEIGAIHDGFSWDIWSVGLCILKLGKYLKWSDRDFGFSEDLSLSGEKQQIWSAMDVEFNEPLWKPSMELLKLLSACMQTDVLKRWTAEQLVHHPFFDQLPLKKEVQLPPIKKEVQTSRLMKEDFQLSSKVRTGKEDTFSFYSERMEPTSPVKKKPKISIKDDPKDSTSGVPHEVPERCIEHCKLFLPDCEFEKDKLVWMWIAEECFELGATKRMEDVGNLYFDALVQREVIVASKFDSILRQMMYKFNASQVSEGVLKQGKYLRISPSNMNEIYSEALHLTWKCKRLDRTFSDALKNFKQLHTLVVHGDRCAVTGQLPSDFFLGLKLLRTLDLSRTHVAEVPGSIGKLESLRYLDFSGTPIQRLPESVDRLHRLQTLNLKYCVGLSALPRGLGKLVDLRHVDLDIVSQLKSMPRGMGNLVKLQTLRAFIVGRKHDGCGIGELRNMNEITGPFCISRLENVSDAEEAKEAALSDKIYMEKLELRWNNSADDDTAEILESLQPHFHLKEVVLSFYGGSRLPRWISNPSYTDLVSMTLHKCINCDILPSIGELPSLKILKIFHMENVRNIDMLFCRNDDSKVVNAFPRLEQLSVEGMPVLEEWSGVKGGDFPCLCDLSIRYCPELRLLPSLSHLSSLDRLEISHCKQLISLTEGSLPASLESLIIRCCPGINERCRKDGVDWPKIASVRNIWIDLEKLSLD, from the exons ATGGAAGCCTACCGAATCACGCTGCCGCATATGGCCAAATCGAGATGGAGGAAACTTGCACTCATAATAGCCGCAATCCAGGCTATGAGGGAAAATTCATCTGCAAAGAAATCAATCTCAGCGCCTGCGTCATCTTCTCTGAAATCAAGAGGAAACCCAACAGCTATTCTATCAGATTATTTTTTGGGGGTTAACCCTAATTCTTCGTTTTCACCGTCGATGATGCCACTGAAATCAAGGTGGAGAATACTGAAGCACGTGATCGTTGCAACCCTAAGATTTCAGGCTGCGCTAGGGAGGCATCTCGACTCTGAATTGAGCAGTAGTTCATCTACATTTCTAAGCCTTGAAACAGACGAAGCTTATAGTCTTCATGAAGCGAGTGCATCCGGTGTTTCTCAAGGCAATTCTCCATTTTCGTTTGACGATCTATTTCAATTTCCTTCTCCATCTCCAATCGACGATTTAGTTCAATCTCCGGCATGGATGACGCAGGAGCGGGACCCTCCTTTTGGATTTTCACCATCTTTATCCAGATGGAGAGTATTGAAACACGTCGTCGTGGCAACCCTAAGATTGCAATCAATCGGGAGGGGTGGTCGAAGATCGCCATCAAGATGGATGAAGACATCAGACGCCACGGTGAGGCTAGGGAGGGATCGGAGTCCACCATCAAGATGGATCAACAAGATGAACGCACACACCTTGTTGCAGGTGGTGACCTCGTTTCCCAACTTGCCTGATTTTGACCTGAAATCCATAATCCAAACAGACGATATCTCCGGCAAGGTCTACAGAGTCGTCCATCGGCAGACCGGCCAAAGCTACGCCTTGAAGGAATTCCCCGATGATTCCTCTCAACGCCAACAAATCAGCGGCGAAGTCCAGATCCTAAAGGAATTGGATCATCCCAACCTCGTCAAATGCTACGACGTCGTCTTTGGTGATGCCGGTGTGAGTTTCCTCCTCCTCGAGCCCTTGGACTGCGGATCTTCTAACATAACTAGTGAATCCGACCTAGCTAGTTTCGCTTATCAACTTCTCTTGGGGTTGAATTTTCTCCACCGGAATAGAATTTGGCATGGAGATATCAAACCCTCCAATATTTTCGTTGATCAATCCGGCCAAGTCAAGCTCTTGTACGTAGGGAAGACTTTGTCTAGGAAGCCGGCGATTTCCGCTGAAATTGGAGCAATACACGACGGATTCTCATGGGATATATGGAGTGTGGGGTTGTGTATTCTCAAATTGGGCAAATATTTGAAATGGTCTGACAGAGATTTTGGATTTAGTGAAGATTTGAGTTTGTCGGGGGAGAAACAGCAGATTTGGTCGGCCATGGATGTAGAATTCAATGAACCCTTGTGGAAACCGTCGATGGAACTGTTGAAGCTTCTCTCAGCTTGCATGCAGACAGATGTACTGAAGAGATGGACAGCCGAACAACTTGTTCATCATCCCTTCTTTGATCAGCTTCCACTGAAGAAAGAGGTTCAACTTCCACCAATAAAGAAAGAGGTTCAAACTTCACGATTAATGAAAGAGGATTTTCAACTTTCATCAAAAGTTCGAACTGGGAAAGAG GATACATTTTCTTTCTATTCTGAAAGAATGGAACCGACGAGTCCTGTAAAGAAAAAACCCAAAATTTCTATAAAGGATGATCCAAAAGATTCAACGAGTGGAGTACCTCATGAAGTTCCTGAGAGGTGCATCGAACATTGCAAGCTATTTCTTCCGGATTGTGAATTTGAAAAGGATAAATTAGTATGGATGTGGATAGCTGAAGAATGCTTCGAACTAGGAGCGACTAAAAGAATGGAGGATGTTGGTAACTTGTATTTCGATGCTTTGGTCCAGAGGGAAGTCATTGTAGCTTCCAAGTTTGATAGTATTCTGAGGCAGATGATGTACAAATTTAATGCATCTCAAGTGTCGGAGGGGGTCCTTAAACAAGGTAAGTATTTGAGGATAAGTCCAAGTAATATGAATGAGATCTACAGCGAGGCATTACATCTGACATGGAAGTGTAAGAGGCTTGACCGAACCTTTTCTGATGCTCTGAAGAATTTCAAACAGTTGCATACGCTTGTTGTGCATGGGGATCGCTGTGCTGTCACCGGCCAACTGCCCAGCGACTTCTTTTTGGGTTTAAAGCTGTTAAGAACATTGGATTTGAGTCGCACTCATGTAGCAGAGGTACCAGGTTCCATTGGAAAGTTGGAGTCACTGCGATATCTTGATTTCTCTGGGACTCCCATCCAGCGCCTACCTGAATCAGTTGATCGCCTCCACCGTCTGCAAACACTAAACCTTAAATACTGCGTTGGACTTTCTGCTTTACCAAGAGGATTGGGGAAGTTAGTTGACCTTCGCCATGTAGATCTCGACATTGTTAGTCAATTGAAGTCCATGCCCAGAGGGATGGGAAATCTAGTAAAGCTTCAAACTTTACGAGCATTCATCGTGGGGAGAAAGCATGATGGATGCGGCATAGGAGAGCTGAGAAACATGAATGAGATTACAGGGCCTTTTTGTATATCAAGGCTTGAAAATGTGTCCGATGCAGAGGAAGCAAAGGAAGCTGCGCTATCGGATAAAATTTATATGGAGAAGCTGGAGTTACGATGGAATAATAGTGCAGATGACGATACAGCTGAAATCTTGGAATCCTTGCAACCACATTTTCACCTCAAGGAGGTAGTGTTGTCGTTTTATGGTGGATCAAGACTTCCGAGGTGGATAAGTAACCCATCGTATACTGATCTTGTCAGCATGACTCTGCACAAATGCATAAATTGCGACATCCTGCCCTCCATTGGGGAACTGCCGTCTCTCAAGATTCTCAAGATTTTCCACATGGAAAACGTGAGGAACATCGACATGCTGTTTTGCAGGAATGATGATAGTAAAGTGGTTAATGCATTTCCAAGGCTGGAGCAATTGAGTGTTGAGGGCATGCCTGTGCTTGAAGAATGGAGTGGAGTAAAGGGCGGTGATTTCCCCTGCCTTTGCGACCTTTCCATAAGATACTGCCCAGAACTGCGTCTTCTTCCATCTCTGTCGCATCTCTCCTCTCTTGATCGCTTGGAAATAAGTCACTGCAAGCAGCTAATTTCTTTGACGGAAGGGTCATTGCCTGCTTCGCTTGAATCTCTGATAATAAGATGCTGCCCAGGAATAAACGAGAGGTGCCGCAAGGATGGAGTAGATTGGCCCAAGATTGCTTCTGTTAGGAACATATGGATTGATTTGGAAAAATTGTCTTTAGATTAA